TACCTACAAATGTTCTATGCCCAGCGCAACGCAGACAGCACCTGGCAAATGCCGGTGTTGGTAGATGAAACGCTGAATGACATTTACCATGACGGCCCGGCCGTGATGGACTCTACCTCGGGCACCATCTATTTCACCCGCACCAAAATGGTGGAAGTGAAGCAGAAGAACGCCAACGTAGACCCTACCAGCTGGGTGAAAAAGCCCATGACCAATGAATACGTGAACCGCCTGGAGATTTTCTCGGCGCAGCGTGACGGAGCCAAGTGGGGGAACGTGAAACCGTTTGAATACAACAAAGTAACCGAGTACAGCGTGGGCCACCCGGCGCTTTCACCAGACGGACAGGTGTTGTACTTTGTCTCAGACAAGCCCGGCGGGCTAGGTGAAACCGATATCTACTACACAGAAAAACAAGCCGATGGTGTTTGGGGACAACCGGTAAACGCCGGTCCGGCCATCAATACCAGCGGCAAAGAGATGTTTCCCGCGTTTGACAAGGCTGGCAACTTCTACTTTTCGTCTGATACACATTTAGGCTTTGGTGGTTTAGATGTTTTCAGAGCAAAAGGAAGCCGCACCACCTGGACTAAGCCTGAGAACCTGCGCGCCCCGGTGAACTCGCCTAAAGATGACTTCGGGATGACGTTCATGCAGAATGCCAAGAACGAGCCCATTGGCTATATGTCTTCTAACCGTGACAGCAACAACGGCACAGATGATATCTACAGCTTCAAGCTGTTAGGCAATGCCGTGTTATTGGTGACCACCCTGGAACGCGTGCAGATGCCCAGCAAGAAAAGCATTACCCAGCCGTTGGCCGATGTGAGGTTGAAACTGGCCATACAAGGCACCACAGATTCTACCATTGCCTTCTCTAACCCTAACGGCGAGTACAAATACCAAGTCATGAAAGGCAATGTGTATGAACTCATGGGCGAGAAATATGGCTATCTGAGCCAATCAGCCACCGTCAAGATTGACACCACCAGCCTGGCAGATACCACCCGCGTGACGCTCATCTTTGATAAGAGCGCCGTGAACCAGATCATCGCGATAGAGAACATCTACTATGACTTGGATAAGTGGAACATTAGACCAGACGCCGCCTTGGAATTAGACAAAGTGGTGCGCACGCTCAAAGACAACCCAACCATTAAAATTGAGTTGGCCTCGCACACAGATAGCCGCGAAGGATTGGGCTACAACCAAATCTTGTCTGAGCGCAGAGCCCAGGCCGCCATGGAATACCTGGTGTCTAAAGGCATTGCCCGCAACCGCCTCAGCTGGCGCGGGTACGGGGAGACCAAGCTGGTTAACCGTTGCGCCGATGGTGTGGAATGTACCGAGGACGAACACCAGATGAACCGCCGCACCGAATTCCAGATCAAGTAACAACTGATTGATTTCTAATATCGAAAGAAGCCGCCCTAACCTGGGCGGCTTTTTCCGTTTTCGGCCTCATTTTCAGAAATGAAGCCAAAAACGCATTTCAGAAACCTAGCGTCGATATTCTGTAACAACGTGTCTCCATGCAACGGCGGCGTCTCTTGATGCAATAACCTAATTCCGGGACATCAACTTGCTTAGAACGGTTTCTGGCAGGAGAGCCTTGACTTGCTGCGTAGCCCCACGTCGTGTCAGTGACACAACGCTACAGACAATACCGCTGGCTCAAAAGACCTCGTAGTGTGCGCAGCTCCTACGAGTGTCTCTGCCGAAAGCTTTACTATAATATCTAAGGCCCTCACCCTAACCCTCTCCCAGGGGGAGAGGGGATTTCTTGGTTCCCATTTTCGGGCTCGTTCCGGAAATGAGCCCGAAAACGGGAAAGGCCTGCGGGGTTTCCGCAGGCCTTTCAAGAAGCATAAAAGTGAAAGAGGTTTACACCGCCTTCATTTCCTGGCCTTGTTCATTATAGGCTTCAATTGGGGCGCAGCTACAAACCAAATTACGGTCGCCGTAGGCGCTGTCTACGCGACTCACGGTTGGCCAGAATTTGGCGGTGCGGGTGTATGCCACGGGGTATACTGCTTTCTCACGGGAATACGGCATGCTCCAGTTATCAGCCAGCGCGATGTGGGCCGGGTGCGGCGCGTTTTTCAACACGTTGTTTTTCTGGTCAGCGGTGCCATTTTCCACTTCTCTGATTTCCTCTCTGATAGAAATCATGGCTTCAATGAAACGGTCCAGTTCTGGTTTGCTTTCGCTTTCCGTGGGCTCTACCATTAGAGTACCCGCCACCGGGAAAGAAACCGTAGGCGCGTGAAAGCCATAGTCCATCAAACGCTTGGCAATGTCTTCTACCTCTACCCCGAATTTCTTGAAGGCGCGGCAGTCTAAGATCATCTCATGGGCGCAACGACCATTGGTTCCTACATAGAGAACAGGATAATGTTCTTCCAGACGCGCTTTAATGTAGTTGGCGTTCAAGATGGCCATTTTGGTTGCCTCAGTTAAACCTTCGCCGCCCATCATGGCAATGTAAGCATAAGAGATAGGCAAGATGCTGGCGCTGCCCCAAGGTGCCGCAGACACGGCATTGATGGCTTCCGGTCTTCCCAAATCTACCACGGCGTGGCCTGGCAGGTACGGCGCCAAATCAGCTACTACGCCAATCGGCCCCACGCCTGGTCCGCCGCCCCCGTGCGGAATGCAGAAGGTTTTGTGCAGGTTCAGGTGACACACATCGGCTCCAATATTTGCCGGCGATGTTAACCCAACCTGGGCATTCATGTTGGCACCGTCCATGTACACACGGCCGCCGTTGTCATGAATAATCTGGCAGATTTCAATGATGCTTTCCTCGTACACGCCGTGCGTAGAAGGGTACGTCACCATTAGGCAGGAGAGATTGTCTTTGTGCTGTTCGGCTTTGGCTTTCAGGTCTTCTACGTCAATGTTTCCGCGCTCATCGCACTTCACAATCACCACTTTCATGCCCGCCATAACCGCAGAGGCTGGGTTAGTGCCGTGTGCCGAAGAAGGAATCAAGGAAATGGTACGGTGGTGGTCGCCGCGGGCTTCATGGTAGGCTCTGATCACCATCAAACCGGCGTATTCGCCTTGGGCACCGGAGTTGGGCTGTAAGCTCATGGCGGCAAAACCAGTAATTTCACACAACCACGCTTCTAAGTCTTCGAAAATCTGAGCATAGCCTTTAGCCTGGTCAGCGGGCGCAAAGGGGTGCAAGGAACCAATCTCTGGCCAGGTCACCGGAATCATTTCAGCGGTGGCGTTCAGTTTCATGGTGCAGGAACCCAACGGAATCATGCCGTGCGTGAGCGAGAAGTCTTTGTTCTCCAGGTACTTCATGTAGCGCAGAATCTCGCTCTCAGAATGGTACTTGTTGAAGACTTCGTGCTGAAGATACTCAGAGGTTCTGATTAAGCCTTCAGGCCAGGTGATGTTGGTTTCCTCCGGTAATTCTTCCAGGGCCAGGCTGTAATTAGATTTGCCCGCCACCTTCGCGAACACCGCCAGAATATCTTTTACTTCGCTCAGGTCTGTGTTCTGGTTCAGAGAAATGCCCACCTGGTTTTCGCCGAAATAACGGAAATTGATTTCTGCCGCCTCAGCTTCCTGACGTAAAGCCTGCTGCAAATCTGCGCTTTCCAGACGAAGATTGAGGGTGTCAAAGTAGTTCTGGTTCAATTGCTCAAAGCCCAAGCCTTTCAATTCTTTTTCCAGAATCTGAGCCAGGCTGTGAATGTTCAGACCAATGTATTTCAAGCGGCGCGGTCCGTGATATACGGCGTACATACCGGCCATTACCGCTAACAACACCTGCGCAGTACAGATGTTAGACGTGGCTTTCTCTCTTCTAATGTGCTGCTCACGCGTCTGCAGAGCCATACGGTAAGCTTTCTGCCCGTTGGCATCAATAGAAACCCCAATGATTCTGCCCGGGATGGAGCGCTTGTAATCATCTTTGGTCGCGAAGAAACCGGCGTGGGGTCCGCCGTAGCCCATGGGCACGCCAAAACGCTGTGAGGAACCCACCACCACATCGGCACCCATTTCACCGGGGGCTTTGAGCAGGGTCAAGCTCAACAAATCAGCGGCCACAGCCACCAACATATCCTGCGCGTGCGCCTGTGAGATGAAGTCTGTGTAGTCAAACA
This region of Rufibacter sp. LB8 genomic DNA includes:
- a CDS encoding OmpA family protein; translated protein: MRKPYKSLLILLLAGSFAIGGCTTTRKADLHYENFDYTLAIEEYNEVFAKKEPTLQGAQRLADAYRLTGQTAKAEEWYAKVLVDPKAEPINIFYYAEALRSNGKYFEAKTQYQNYGMKVPAEAAKANAKAVAADAALKLLAEPPSAIIVNETPINSGNADFSPTVYEEGILFTSDRGGAVSNEKDKDAGTYGWTGRPYLQMFYAQRNADSTWQMPVLVDETLNDIYHDGPAVMDSTSGTIYFTRTKMVEVKQKNANVDPTSWVKKPMTNEYVNRLEIFSAQRDGAKWGNVKPFEYNKVTEYSVGHPALSPDGQVLYFVSDKPGGLGETDIYYTEKQADGVWGQPVNAGPAINTSGKEMFPAFDKAGNFYFSSDTHLGFGGLDVFRAKGSRTTWTKPENLRAPVNSPKDDFGMTFMQNAKNEPIGYMSSNRDSNNGTDDIYSFKLLGNAVLLVTTLERVQMPSKKSITQPLADVRLKLAIQGTTDSTIAFSNPNGEYKYQVMKGNVYELMGEKYGYLSQSATVKIDTTSLADTTRVTLIFDKSAVNQIIAIENIYYDLDKWNIRPDAALELDKVVRTLKDNPTIKIELASHTDSREGLGYNQILSERRAQAAMEYLVSKGIARNRLSWRGYGETKLVNRCADGVECTEDEHQMNRRTEFQIK
- the gcvP gene encoding aminomethyl-transferring glycine dehydrogenase; its protein translation is MIFKTKPADIFKERHNGPVKEQVQEMLQAIGASSLDQLIDETVPAAIRLKKPLNLPAALTERDFLRKFAGIAKQNKLFKSYIGLGYHDTILPPVIQRNILENPGWYTAYTPYQAEIAQGRLEALINYQTLVIELTGMDIANASLLDEATAAAEAMNLQFALRKGSRKNAMRYFVSNEVLPQTLDVLLTRATPLAIELVIGDHREANLNDDTLFGALVQYPAANGEVFDYTDFISQAHAQDMLVAVAADLLSLTLLKAPGEMGADVVVGSSQRFGVPMGYGGPHAGFFATKDDYKRSIPGRIIGVSIDANGQKAYRMALQTREQHIRREKATSNICTAQVLLAVMAGMYAVYHGPRRLKYIGLNIHSLAQILEKELKGLGFEQLNQNYFDTLNLRLESADLQQALRQEAEAAEINFRYFGENQVGISLNQNTDLSEVKDILAVFAKVAGKSNYSLALEELPEETNITWPEGLIRTSEYLQHEVFNKYHSESEILRYMKYLENKDFSLTHGMIPLGSCTMKLNATAEMIPVTWPEIGSLHPFAPADQAKGYAQIFEDLEAWLCEITGFAAMSLQPNSGAQGEYAGLMVIRAYHEARGDHHRTISLIPSSAHGTNPASAVMAGMKVVIVKCDERGNIDVEDLKAKAEQHKDNLSCLMVTYPSTHGVYEESIIEICQIIHDNGGRVYMDGANMNAQVGLTSPANIGADVCHLNLHKTFCIPHGGGGPGVGPIGVVADLAPYLPGHAVVDLGRPEAINAVSAAPWGSASILPISYAYIAMMGGEGLTEATKMAILNANYIKARLEEHYPVLYVGTNGRCAHEMILDCRAFKKFGVEVEDIAKRLMDYGFHAPTVSFPVAGTLMVEPTESESKPELDRFIEAMISIREEIREVENGTADQKNNVLKNAPHPAHIALADNWSMPYSREKAVYPVAYTRTAKFWPTVSRVDSAYGDRNLVCSCAPIEAYNEQGQEMKAV